A stretch of the Sphingomonas sp. CL5.1 genome encodes the following:
- a CDS encoding Crp/Fnr family transcriptional regulator, with protein MRDKALCASMSDCELAALSSLGRRRDVAAGQVVTWAGDPNSSCANVVSGALKVSASTADGREQIVGLLFPGDFVGQLFTAEASLTVTALTDTNLCTFPRTGFERALETYPHMERLLLERTMASLDEARERMLSLGRKDARERVAGFLLELAERTGMPDAAGRIQVLIPISRGEMAGFLGLTIETVSRHLTRLKTAGVVDFAKGERDCTILDRAALKAIVNPA; from the coding sequence GTGCGCGACAAGGCGCTGTGCGCCAGCATGAGCGATTGCGAGCTTGCCGCGCTCAGCTCGCTGGGGCGCCGGCGCGATGTCGCGGCCGGGCAGGTCGTCACCTGGGCGGGCGATCCCAATAGCAGCTGCGCCAACGTCGTGTCCGGCGCGCTCAAGGTTTCCGCCTCGACCGCCGACGGGCGCGAGCAGATCGTCGGATTGCTGTTCCCCGGCGATTTCGTCGGCCAGCTCTTCACCGCCGAGGCGTCGCTGACCGTCACCGCGCTCACCGACACCAATTTGTGTACCTTCCCGCGCACCGGTTTCGAGCGCGCGCTCGAAACCTATCCGCACATGGAACGGCTGCTGCTCGAACGCACCATGGCCTCGCTCGATGAGGCGCGCGAACGAATGCTCTCGCTGGGGCGCAAGGACGCGCGCGAGCGGGTGGCCGGCTTCCTGCTCGAACTGGCCGAGCGCACCGGCATGCCCGACGCCGCCGGACGCATCCAGGTGCTCATCCCGATCAGCCGCGGCGAGATGGCCGGCTTCCTTGGGCTGACGATCGAGACGGTCAGCCGCCATCTCACCCGCCTCAAGACCGCGGGGGTGGTCGATTTCGCGAAGGGCGAGCGCGACTGCACGATCCTCGACCGCGCCGCGCTGAAGGCGATCGTCAATCCGGCCTGA
- the moaA gene encoding GTP 3',8-cyclase MoaA, which yields MAISDPHAPGALVDGFGRAIRYLRVSVTDRCDLRCRYCMAERMTFLPRAELLALEEIAVIAERFIARGVRKIRLSGGEPLVRRDVIDLARRLGRHVGGGLDELTMTTNGTRLADHAGALHDAGIRRINVSLDSRDADRFRFITRHGDVAQVLGGIAAARSAGLRVKINMVALKGLNDDEIAAMLDWCIAEGLDLTLIETMPLGAIDEDRTDRFLPLTRVFEQLSASHALTRDLHGTGGPARYWRVAGSDTRLGLISPLTGNFCEGCNRVRLTTEGRLYSCLGHDDHADLKQALRGGGIAGLDAAIDAAIDAKPRAHDFHIARGAAPAVSRHMNVTGG from the coding sequence ATGGCGATATCCGATCCGCATGCGCCCGGCGCGCTCGTCGACGGCTTCGGCCGGGCGATCCGCTACCTGCGCGTCTCGGTCACCGATCGCTGCGACCTGCGCTGCCGCTATTGCATGGCCGAGCGGATGACCTTCCTGCCCCGCGCCGAATTGCTCGCGCTGGAGGAGATCGCGGTCATCGCGGAACGCTTCATCGCGCGCGGCGTGCGCAAGATCCGGCTGTCGGGTGGCGAGCCACTGGTGCGCCGCGACGTGATCGATCTGGCGCGGCGACTCGGCCGGCATGTCGGCGGCGGGCTGGACGAGCTGACGATGACCACCAACGGCACGCGCCTCGCCGACCATGCCGGGGCGCTGCACGACGCCGGCATCCGCCGCATCAACGTCAGCCTCGACAGCCGCGATGCGGATCGCTTCCGTTTCATCACCCGGCATGGCGACGTGGCGCAGGTGCTCGGCGGGATCGCGGCGGCGCGCAGCGCGGGCTTGCGGGTCAAGATCAACATGGTCGCGCTCAAGGGTCTCAACGATGACGAGATCGCGGCGATGCTGGACTGGTGCATCGCGGAGGGGCTGGACCTGACGCTGATCGAGACCATGCCGCTCGGCGCGATCGACGAGGACCGCACCGACCGCTTCCTCCCGCTCACCCGCGTGTTCGAGCAGCTCTCCGCCAGCCATGCACTGACCCGCGATCTCCACGGCACCGGTGGCCCGGCGCGCTACTGGCGGGTCGCGGGGAGCGACACGCGGCTCGGCTTGATCTCGCCGCTCACCGGGAATTTCTGCGAGGGCTGCAACCGCGTGCGGCTGACGACCGAAGGGCGGCTCTATTCCTGTCTCGGCCATGACGATCACGCCGATCTGAAACAGGCGCTGCGTGGCGGCGGGATCGCGGGGCTGGACGCCGCGATCGACGCCGCGATCGACGCCAAGCCGCGCGCGCACGATTTCCACATCGCGCGCGGCGCCGCCCCGGCGGTGTCGCGTCATATGAACGTGACCGGCGGATGA
- a CDS encoding inositol-3-phosphate synthase: protein MSRIKVAIIGVGNCASSLVQGKYHYTAGNTAHGLIHEDVGGYKVSDIEFVAAFDVDSRKVGLDLGEAIFAKPNCTKVFHADVPKTGTVVQMGAKLDGVADHMLTVANDRGFEVDGTPDTDRASIIRTLKDSGAEVLVNFLPVGSQQATEFYMECALEAGLAVVNCMPVFIASNPEWEARFTKAGLPIIGDDVKAQVGATIVHRVLSNLFKSRGVTIDHTYQLNTGGNTDFMNMLDRNRLSSKKESKTEAVQAVLAERLADENIHVGPSDYIPWLHDNKLCFLRLEGNLFGDVPMNLELRLSVEDSPNSAAVVVDAIRCCKLGLDRGLAGALTGPSSFFCKHPPEQYTDDIAAQMTDDFIHADARLAAE, encoded by the coding sequence ATGTCGAGGATCAAGGTCGCCATCATCGGGGTCGGCAACTGCGCGAGCAGCCTGGTGCAGGGCAAATATCACTACACCGCCGGCAACACCGCCCACGGGCTGATCCATGAAGATGTCGGTGGATACAAGGTCAGCGATATCGAGTTCGTCGCCGCGTTCGACGTCGATTCGCGCAAGGTCGGGCTGGACCTGGGCGAGGCGATCTTCGCCAAGCCGAACTGCACCAAGGTGTTCCACGCCGACGTGCCGAAGACCGGCACGGTCGTGCAGATGGGCGCGAAGCTGGACGGCGTGGCCGACCATATGCTCACCGTCGCCAACGATCGCGGTTTCGAGGTGGACGGCACGCCGGACACCGATCGCGCGTCGATCATCAGGACGCTGAAGGATTCCGGCGCCGAGGTGCTCGTCAACTTCCTGCCGGTCGGCAGCCAGCAGGCGACCGAATTCTACATGGAATGCGCGCTGGAGGCGGGCCTTGCGGTGGTGAACTGCATGCCGGTGTTCATCGCGTCCAACCCGGAATGGGAAGCGCGCTTCACCAAGGCCGGGCTGCCGATCATCGGCGACGACGTGAAGGCGCAGGTCGGCGCGACGATCGTGCACCGCGTCCTGTCGAACCTGTTCAAGAGCCGCGGCGTGACGATCGATCACACCTATCAGCTCAACACCGGCGGTAACACCGATTTCATGAACATGCTCGATCGCAACCGCTTGTCGAGCAAGAAGGAATCGAAGACGGAGGCCGTGCAGGCCGTGCTCGCGGAGCGGCTGGCGGACGAGAATATCCACGTCGGCCCGTCCGATTACATCCCGTGGCTGCATGACAACAAATTGTGCTTCCTGCGGCTTGAGGGCAATCTGTTCGGCGACGTGCCGATGAACCTCGAACTGCGCCTTTCGGTGGAGGACAGCCCCAATTCCGCCGCCGTGGTGGTGGATGCGATCCGCTGCTGCAAGCTCGGGCTCGATCGCGGCCTCGCCGGCGCGCTGACCGGCCCGTCCTCCTTCTTCTGCAAGCACCCGCCGGAGCAATATACCGACGATATCGCCGCGCAGATGACCGACGATTTCATCCACGCCGACGCGCGGCTCGCCGCCGAGTGA
- a CDS encoding lmo0937 family membrane protein translates to MLWTIVVILLILWLLGFSLHIAGGLIHILLIVALVVGLVQLFTGRRV, encoded by the coding sequence ATGCTCTGGACCATTGTCGTAATCCTGCTGATCCTGTGGCTGCTCGGCTTCAGCCTGCATATCGCGGGCGGGCTGATCCACATCCTGCTGATCGTCGCGCTGGTGGTCGGGCTGGTCCAGCTTTTCACCGGCCGCCGGGTATAG
- a CDS encoding CDP-alcohol phosphatidyltransferase family protein encodes MESNELPAAVTGKPRELQGFLNRIAYHPAARRLAILLARTPATPNMVSVFGAMMVCATGVLYALVGTPVAIGIGFALHLLWHVVDGADGDLARMTGRASPRGEVVDGLCDYGGHIVLYLLLGYALQQVFGPLIWVVVVGAGVSRIVQSVFAESSRRSYQWWVYGVPWIQNNRAAGSTGMGGALARFYLKVSHAVTGPTETINALVASAEPDPAERQRIARLAKETGRRTLLLPGLLGANPRTILLGLSMIAGSSVWFFLIELTLLNIVLAVAIVQQRINCTRLMALIARGRD; translated from the coding sequence TTGGAATCGAATGAATTGCCGGCGGCTGTTACGGGAAAGCCGCGTGAATTGCAGGGTTTCCTGAACCGGATCGCCTATCATCCCGCGGCGCGGCGACTCGCGATCCTGCTCGCCCGGACGCCGGCGACTCCGAACATGGTTTCGGTTTTCGGCGCGATGATGGTGTGCGCGACGGGGGTGCTTTACGCGCTGGTCGGGACGCCGGTCGCGATCGGGATCGGCTTCGCGCTGCATCTGCTGTGGCATGTCGTCGACGGCGCGGACGGCGATCTCGCGCGGATGACCGGGCGCGCCAGCCCGCGCGGCGAGGTGGTGGACGGCCTGTGCGACTATGGCGGCCATATCGTGCTCTACCTGCTGCTCGGCTACGCGCTCCAGCAGGTGTTCGGGCCGTTGATCTGGGTGGTCGTGGTGGGCGCGGGCGTATCGCGCATCGTTCAGTCGGTGTTCGCGGAAAGCTCGCGGCGGAGCTACCAATGGTGGGTCTATGGCGTGCCGTGGATCCAGAACAACCGCGCCGCCGGATCGACCGGGATGGGCGGGGCGCTGGCGCGCTTCTACCTCAAGGTCTCCCATGCCGTCACCGGGCCGACCGAGACGATCAACGCGCTGGTGGCGAGCGCCGAGCCGGACCCGGCCGAGCGACAGCGGATCGCGCGGCTGGCGAAGGAAACGGGACGCCGGACATTGCTGCTTCCCGGCTTGCTCGGCGCCAATCCGCGCACGATCCTGCTGGGCCTCAGCATGATCGCGGGATCGTCGGTGTGGTTCTTCCTGATCGAACTGACATTGCTCAACATCGTGCTGGCGGTTGCGATCGTGCAGCAACGGATCAATTGCACGCGCCTGATGGCGCTGATCGCGCGCGGAAGGGATTGA
- a CDS encoding GNAT family N-acetyltransferase, whose translation MQTPTTRLTTRAGVRLDIRLAAPGDEFPIDQFFDQLSPEDRRFRFLATANRVGRSLIETMTRNDGRDATWLAADADGGALLALAMLCFDASGERAELAVAVRSDHKDHGIGWELMRFAMDQARERGAQWVEAIESRDNVAAVNLEREMGLSVEPLEGDPTLVKVSRKLGSQPA comes from the coding sequence ATGCAGACGCCAACCACCCGACTCACCACGCGCGCGGGCGTTCGGCTCGACATCCGCCTCGCCGCGCCGGGCGACGAATTCCCGATCGACCAGTTCTTCGACCAGCTATCGCCCGAGGACCGGCGCTTCCGCTTCCTCGCCACGGCCAATCGCGTCGGCCGCTCGCTGATCGAGACGATGACCCGCAACGATGGCCGCGACGCCACCTGGCTTGCCGCCGACGCGGATGGCGGCGCGCTGCTCGCGCTGGCGATGCTGTGCTTCGATGCGAGTGGCGAGCGCGCGGAACTTGCCGTCGCGGTGCGCAGCGATCACAAGGATCACGGCATCGGCTGGGAGCTGATGCGCTTCGCGATGGATCAGGCGCGGGAGCGCGGCGCGCAATGGGTCGAGGCGATCGAATCGCGCGACAATGTCGCCGCCGTCAACCTGGAGCGCGAGATGGGCCTCAGCGTCGAGCCGCTGGAAGGCGACCCGACGCTGGTGAAGGTGAGCCGGAAGCTGGGTTCTCAGCCGGCCTGA
- a CDS encoding NTP transferase domain-containing protein, whose protein sequence is MKALIVAAGYGSRLRAVSPSKPLTPVAGVPLIARVIAAARAGGASGFTVVTGHEAEALESFLRALDPAIACVRTADWSLANGHSVLTGADAIGPERHLLMMADHLFDPAIVARAIAAPNAPLTLAIDRRLDNPLVDLDDVTRVRTDGDRIVAIGKHLPDYDAFDCGVFAVDGRFHDALRASIAAGGSGSISAGVEALATTGGARVTDIGDAWWLDVDDPRALAQAEAALAA, encoded by the coding sequence GTGAAGGCGCTCATCGTCGCGGCCGGCTATGGTAGCCGGCTGCGCGCGGTGTCCCCCTCCAAGCCGCTGACCCCCGTCGCGGGCGTGCCGCTGATCGCACGCGTCATCGCGGCGGCGCGGGCCGGCGGCGCGAGCGGCTTCACCGTCGTCACCGGGCATGAGGCGGAGGCGCTGGAGAGCTTTCTCCGCGCGCTCGACCCTGCGATCGCCTGCGTCCGCACGGCGGACTGGTCGCTCGCCAACGGCCATTCGGTGCTGACCGGCGCCGATGCGATCGGGCCGGAGCGGCATCTGCTGATGATGGCCGACCATCTGTTCGATCCGGCGATCGTCGCGCGCGCCATCGCCGCCCCGAATGCGCCGCTGACGCTGGCGATCGACCGGCGGCTCGACAATCCGCTGGTCGATCTCGACGACGTGACGCGCGTGCGCACCGACGGCGACCGGATCGTCGCGATCGGCAAGCATCTCCCCGATTACGATGCGTTCGATTGCGGCGTGTTCGCGGTCGACGGGCGCTTCCACGACGCGCTGCGCGCCAGCATCGCGGCGGGGGGCAGCGGGTCGATCTCCGCCGGGGTTGAGGCGCTGGCGACGACTGGCGGCGCGCGCGTCACCGATATCGGCGACGCCTGGTGGCTGGACGTGGACGACCCCAGGGCGCTCGCGCAGGCCGAGGCGGCGCTGGCCGCCTGA
- a CDS encoding NAD kinase codes for MTSYLRRALVASPTAQAQAARAELFDAWDWCPVEEADLVIALGGDGFLLQTLHAMLEARRPPPPVFGMNLGTVGFLMNEWRGLGLDDRLDRARAFKVTPLMMTATGIDGRIHTLPAINEVSLLRETRQTAKIEVTVNDRIVLEELACDGILVATPAGSTAYNLSAHGPILPLGSNLLALTPISAFRPRRWRGAILPDRARVSLRILDPGKRPVSAVADQREIRDVAQVDIAMDRARELTLLFDPEHALDDRITMEQFIA; via the coding sequence ATGACGAGCTACCTCCGGCGGGCGCTGGTCGCCTCGCCCACCGCCCAGGCCCAGGCCGCCCGCGCCGAGCTTTTCGACGCCTGGGACTGGTGCCCGGTCGAGGAAGCCGATCTGGTCATCGCGCTCGGCGGCGACGGCTTCCTGCTCCAGACGCTGCACGCCATGCTGGAGGCCCGCCGTCCGCCGCCCCCGGTATTCGGGATGAACCTCGGCACGGTCGGCTTCCTGATGAACGAATGGCGCGGGCTGGGGCTGGACGACCGGCTGGACCGCGCGCGCGCGTTCAAGGTAACGCCGCTGATGATGACGGCGACGGGGATCGACGGCCGCATCCACACCTTGCCCGCGATCAACGAGGTGTCGCTGCTGCGCGAAACGCGCCAGACCGCGAAGATCGAGGTGACCGTCAACGACCGCATCGTGCTGGAGGAGCTGGCGTGCGACGGCATCCTCGTCGCCACGCCAGCCGGCTCGACCGCTTACAATCTCTCCGCGCATGGCCCGATCCTCCCGCTCGGCTCCAACCTGCTCGCGCTCACCCCGATCAGCGCCTTCCGCCCGCGACGCTGGCGTGGGGCGATCCTGCCCGATCGCGCGCGCGTGTCGCTGCGCATCCTCGATCCGGGCAAGCGACCGGTGTCGGCGGTGGCCGACCAGCGCGAGATCCGCGACGTCGCGCAGGTCGATATCGCGATGGACCGCGCCCGCGAACTGACGCTGCTGTTCGACCCCGAGCACGCGCTGGACGACCGCATCACGATGGAGCAGTTCATCGCCTGA
- a CDS encoding hemerythrin domain-containing protein yields MLAGPSRLDAAEPTLDTLEEDHAIQRALCRDIEALADGLPKLPPLPEVRRLCDRVMRVAGAHLVRAELVFERLPAGQGPSDAELETLREMHALDATHADDLVMALWDHVGREPEAHVGQLAYMLRCFFDGCRRAIALKESWIAAARRAGAEPGVRPD; encoded by the coding sequence ATGCTTGCCGGTCCTTCACGCCTCGATGCCGCTGAGCCGACCCTCGACACGCTCGAGGAGGATCACGCCATCCAGCGCGCGCTGTGCCGCGATATCGAGGCGCTGGCGGACGGGTTGCCGAAGCTGCCGCCGCTGCCCGAGGTGCGCCGCCTGTGCGATCGCGTGATGCGCGTGGCGGGCGCGCATCTCGTCCGCGCGGAGCTGGTGTTCGAGCGGCTGCCGGCCGGGCAAGGGCCGAGCGACGCTGAACTGGAGACGCTGCGCGAGATGCACGCGCTCGACGCGACGCATGCCGACGATCTGGTGATGGCGCTATGGGATCATGTCGGCCGCGAGCCGGAGGCGCACGTCGGCCAGCTCGCTTATATGCTGCGCTGCTTCTTCGACGGATGCCGCCGCGCGATCGCGCTCAAGGAAAGCTGGATCGCCGCCGCGCGCAGGGCAGGGGCGGAGCCGGGCGTCAGGCCGGATTGA
- a CDS encoding superoxide dismutase family protein, producing MRMIVVMAGALALAACGEGGVETGAPVAGGAHAVALLKLANGADAGRATATEVAGGLRVTVDAKGLPPGTHGAHVHTTGRCDAPDFASAGGHWNPTSMKHGSMNPQGPHEGDLPNLVIDTGGRGTVAATIPGATMAGLLDADGAALVIHANADDLMTDPAGNSGARIACGVFQAG from the coding sequence ATGCGCATGATCGTGGTGATGGCCGGGGCGCTGGCGCTTGCGGCCTGTGGCGAGGGCGGCGTGGAGACGGGTGCGCCCGTGGCGGGCGGCGCGCATGCGGTGGCGCTACTCAAGCTGGCGAACGGCGCCGACGCCGGCCGCGCGACCGCGACCGAGGTGGCCGGCGGGCTGCGCGTGACGGTCGATGCGAAGGGCCTGCCGCCCGGCACGCACGGCGCGCATGTCCACACCACCGGCCGCTGCGATGCCCCTGATTTCGCCAGCGCCGGGGGCCATTGGAACCCCACGAGCATGAAGCACGGCTCGATGAACCCGCAGGGGCCGCACGAGGGCGACCTGCCCAATCTGGTGATCGACACCGGCGGCCGCGGCACCGTCGCGGCGACCATTCCCGGTGCGACGATGGCCGGTCTGCTCGACGCCGACGGCGCCGCGCTGGTGATCCACGCCAATGCCGACGACCTGATGACCGACCCGGCAGGCAACAGCGGCGCGCGGATCGCCTGCGGGGTGTTTCAGGCCGGCTGA